The nucleotide sequence CAGTACGGTTACGCGCGGGAGCATTCTCGGCGACAAGACGCGGATGGAGCTTTTGTCACGCAATCAACAGGCGTTCATCCGACCTTCTGCCACGGGTGGCACGCTAGGCGGTGTCAATCGGAAGACGCGGGAAACGATGCTGATCTGCGAGGCTGCAGGCTATGATGTGATTTTGGTCGAGACGGTAGGGGTTGGACAGAGTGAGACGACAGTCAGGTCCATGGTCGATTTCTTTTTACTGCTGATGCTGACAGGGGCGGGCGATGAGCTGCAAGGAATCAAAAAAGGCATCATGGAAATTTCGGATGCGCTTCTGATTAATAAAGCCGATGGGGAAAATCGCACGCGTGCCTTGATCGCCAAAGGTGAATACAATCGTGTTCTGCATTACTTGCAGCCGGCAACCACTGGCTGGGAAACGAAGGCATATATGTGTTCCTCCCTGACAGGGGAAGGCATTGAAGATATTTGGGAGGTCATCGGTCAATTTCGTGAAACCACCATCCAATCAGGCGGCTTCGAGGCAAGACGCAAAGCGCAGCTACTCGATTGGATGCACAGTATGGCTCAGGACTACTTGCGCGCGACCTTTTTCGGCAATCAGCAAGTAGCCGAGCTGCTTCCAACCATTGAGGGAGCCGTTGCGAGTGGCGAAATTTCACCGACGAGCGCCGTACAGCAATTAGTGGCGATCTATGAGAATACGATCATGAAAAAGGAATAGAGAGATGGTGGCCCTTATGAGTAACAATATGTACGAAAAAATTGATGAATTGATGGAACGTAAATATAAAATCCAGCTTGGTGGCGGAGATGCTCGTATCGATGCTCAGCATAACCGCGGCAAGTTGACTGCCCGCGAGCGGATCGAGCTTCTGCTTGACCCAGACACCTTTATGGAGCTGAACCCGTTTGTTGAGCATCGTGCTACACATTTTGGTCTCGACCAGATGGAGGCACCGGGCGAAGGCGTCGTGACAGGCTACGGAAAAATCAACGGTCGTCCTGTCTATTTGTTCGCGCAGGATTTCACGGTATTTGGCGGTGCTCTGGGTGAGATGCACGCGATGAAAATTGCCAAGGTGATGGATTTGGCAGCGAAAAACGGCGCCCCCTTTATCGGTCTGAACGACTCAGGAGGCGCACGCATCCAAGAAGGGGTAAGCTCGCTGGATGGCTATGGCACGATTTTTTACCGTAATGCTATTTACTCCGGTGTGATTCCGCAAATCTCTGTCATCCTCGGTCCGTGTGCAGGAGGAGCGGTATACTCTCCAGCGATTACGGATTTCGTGTTCATGGTAGAGAAGACGAGTCAAATGTTCATCACAGGGCCAAAAGTGATCGAAACCGTTACAGGTGAAAAAATTTCCGCAGAGGATCTAGGGGGAGCCAAAGTCCATTCGACGGTGAGCGGCAATGCCCATTTTACGGCAGAGACCGAACAGGAAGTATTGGAAGGTGTGCGCAGGCTACTCAGCTTCCTGCCACAAAACAATCGCGATCGCGCACCTGTGATAAAAGCAGAGGAGAATAATGGTTGGCAAGAGGAGCTCCTGGAGCTGGTACCTGCTGAAAGCACCAAAGTATACGATGTACGTAAGGTCATCGAAAAAATCGTGGATCACGGTGATTTTATGGAAGTACAGCCGAACTTTGCCCGCAATATCGTTATCGGTCTGGCGCGTATCGATGGACACAGTGTCGGCATTATCGCCAACCAGCCGAAGGTCATGGCAGGCGGACTGGACATCCATTCATCGGATAAGCTGGCACGGTTCATTCGTTTTTGCGACTGCTTCAACATTCCGCTCTTGACCTTTGAAGATGTCTCTGGCTTTTTCCCGGGAATCAATCAGGAGCACGGCGGGATTATCCGTCACGGTGCGAAAATCTTGTATGCCTACTCCGAAGCAACGGTTCCCAAAATCACCGTGATTCTCCGCAAAGCTTACGGAGGCGCTTATGTGGCCCTCAACTCCAAGTCCATTGGAGCAGATGTCGTGTATGCTTGGCCGAATGCAGAGATCGCCGTCATGGGTCCCGAGGGGGCAGCCAACGTCATTTTTGCAAAAGAAATCGAACAAAGTGAGGACCCGGCTGCGACTCGCGCAGAGAAAATTGCCCTCTACCGTGAAAAGTTCGCCAATCCATATGTCGCGGCAAGTCTCGGAATGGTAGATGATGTCATCGATCCGCGTGAAACCCGCCAAAAGGTGGCGCAAGCCTTGGAAATGCTTAGAAACAAGCAGGAAGACCGTCCGTACAAAAAGCACGGGAACATCCCACTTTAGAAAGGAGCTCTGATCGTGCTATGAAGCTGCATGAACTGCGTGAATTCATCAAGCTGGTGAATCAGTCTTCCATTGAGGAGCTGGAATGGGAGAAGGGCAAGACCCGCATCGTGATCAAGAAAAGCGCACCAGTCGAAGTCGTGGCTGGGAATGTGCCTGTACAGGTGGGAGAAGTGGAGCATGGCTATCAGGAGGCAGCCGCCACTGCTGAGTCCGTCGATGTCGTTGCTGAGGTACCTAAGGAAGTGACACAACAGGTCATGTCTTTAGGAGTAGGTCTGTTCTATGCGGAAGTGACCATAGGGCAGACTGTTAAAGCTGGCGAAAAGGTTGGACGATGCACGGCTGATGCTCTTCAGCTATCTGTCGACATTACGACTCCCGTTAGCGGCATTATCACGGAAATTCTCGTCGTGGATGGTCAATTTGTCGATTACGGAAAAGCATTGCTCGTTGTCAAAACTCAGTAGGAAGGAGTGCGCCTATGTTTACGAAAGTATTGATTGCCAATCGCGGCGAAATCGCTGTCCGCATTATTCGCGCGTGTCAGGAACTAGGGATACGTACAATCGCTGTCTTTTCTGAGGCGGATCGGGAAGCATTGCACGTAGAATTGGCGGATGAAGCGTATTGCATCGGACCTACGGCGTCCAAGGACAGCTATTTGAACATGGCACGGATTATGACGGTTGCTCTTCACACCAAGGCAGACGCTATCCACCCGGGTTATGGCTTCTTGGCGGAAAACGCTTCGTTTGCCCAGCTTTGCCAAGATTGCTCGATTACCTTTATCGGTCCCGATCCCGAAGCGATCACCAAAATGGGTGACAAAGCCGTAGCAAAAGCAACGATGAGTCAAGCGAATGTTCCATTAGTTCCGGGCACAGACGGCTTGATTGAAGACATAGATGAAGCCTTGCAGGTGGCGGAGAAAATTGGCTATCCTGTCATCGTAAAAGCAACGGCTGGAGGCGGCGGCAGAGGGATGCGTGTCGCTTTTGATGCCGATGAGTTGTCCAAGGCGATTCGGCAAGCCCAGAAAGAAGCGGAGACGGCATTCGGTAACGCCGGCGTCTACTTGGAAAAATACGTGGAAGAGCCGCGGCATGTGGAGATTCAAATCATGGGCGACAAGCACGGCAACGCTGTGTACTTGGGAGAGCGGGATTGCTCCATTCAGCGTCGTCATCAAAAGCTGGTAGAGGAAGCGCCATCTCCTGCGCTAGACCAAAGTCTGCGTGAGCAAATGGGGCAAGCCGCGGTAGCGGCAGCCAAAGCGGTTTCGTACCACGGAGCAGGTACAGTTGAATTTTTGCTAGACAAGCATGGCCAATTTTACTTCATGGAAATGAATACACGGATTCAGGTAGAGCATCCCGTGACAGAAATGATTACAGGGATTGACTTGATCAAAGAACAAATATCTGTCGCAGCGGGCAATCCGTTATCTTTCTCACAAGAAGACGTGAAAATCAACGGATGGGCAATCGAGTGCCGAATCAACGCAGAGAATCCTGCGAAAAACTTTATGCCATCACCAGGCAAGGTTATCAATTACTTGCCGCCTGGCGGTTACGGTGTGCGCGTGGACAGTGCGGTATATCCTGGCTACGAAATCTCTCCCTTTTATGATTCGATGGTCGCCAAGCTGATCGTTTGGGGAACAGATCGCAACGAAGCATTGGCTCGCATGAAGCGGGCGCTAGGTGAGTTTGTCATCGAAGGCGTGCATACGACGGTTCCCTTCCATGAGAAGCTGCTGGAGCACCCTGACTTTGTCGCAGGGAATTTCGCTACGAATTTTCTGGAGAAAAATACGCTGGAATTGTAACGAGCATGAAAGAACTGTAACAGGAACCGCTCTTTTGTTACAGTTCTTTTTTCATTTACCCGAAATAGACTGCAAACAAGTCTTCTGCGACCAGCGCTGGTTCCTCCCACTCCAAAAAGTGTCCTCCACATTCAAGCTGAACCCAACGAAGATGGAATGGAAAACAGAGTAAGCCTTCTTCGCAGCTTTTTATGTTTCTTTGAAAGTGATCAGGAGACTGCTGCCAAAATGGATAGAGAACGATGAAGGACGAAGGTATGGCTTACTGGATCTTGATTGCGGAGGATGACCCATCAGAGTCGCTACTGCGGTTTTTTTGGAAATTTCAATCCGATTGAGTTGCAGAGGGTACTGGATTCATAGCAGTGTTGACTTTATATTAGAATGATAGTAGTGTTCGAATATACTACTAAATAGGAAGGAGGTAACAGCTTGATTGATGAGCTTCGAAAAATCGGATTGTCAGACCTGGAAGCCAGATGTTATTTGGTGCTTCACGAGGAACCCAAAATATCTGGATATGAAGTGGCCAAGAAAGTTTCCGTCTCTCGGACAAACGTATATGCTGCACTTCGAGCATTAACAGAAAAGGGCATGTGCCGCATGATCGAATCGGAGCCTGTTCTTTATGATGCAGTACCGATCGAGCAGTTGATTCGTTTGTTACAATCGGAATTTGATCAAACAACCCGCGTCCTTCAAGAACAGCTGAAATCCACTCCCAGAACGTCTCCTTCCTTTTATAATTGGCAAGGTGATAAAGCGATTGAAACAGCCATCAAACGTATCATCTCAAATGCAAGCAAAAGCATTGTTGTCGATATTTGGTCTGAAGATGTTCATTGGGTAGAGGAACCATTGGTAGAAGCAGAAAAACAAGGGGTTGCTGTCACGCTAATATCCATTGGCGAATGCCATGCAAAGCTAAAAAATGTTGTCGTACATAAAAGGAGTGCGGAATGGAATCAAGTGCAATCCAGGAAGTTCTCTATTCTTTGCGATGCACATTCGGCATTGCTGGGCAGCTTTGGGCGTGGGATCAAGCCCACTATTCTGGAGACGGACCACCCGTCACTCATTGAATTGCTGCAAAATGCCTTCTACCATGACATTATCATGGGTCAGATCGAGAAGGATTTCAGCCAAGTGCTGGAAGAGAAATATGGGAGTGACTATGCACGTATTATCACCCCTTACAGGGAATACTTATAACGAGTATTTCCTCTTTTTTCAACAAAATTATAGTAGTATTCATTAATACCTCTGATAATCATTGGCAGGGAACTGACTTCCGTATGAACTACACCCATTTAGAAACGACAAGGACGCTGGACAGAAAACGATGGTGGGCACTGTTTGTTTTACTACTCGGAACGTTTATGGTTATCTTGGATTCTTTTATTGTGAATGTTGCCATTCCTACGATCCAGGAGCAAGCAGCTTCATGCGAGTACAACACAAATACAATTCATTGTGGCATCCTACGTACTGTCTTATGCCGTATTATTGATTGCCGGAGCTCGCTTAGGGGATTGGCAAGGAAGAAAAAGGATGTTCCTTGTAGGCATGGGGATATTTATTGTGGCTTCGGCGTTGTGTGGGATTTCAATGAGTGGGGGCTTCCTCATTTTTTCACGCGTAATCCAGGGTATTGGGGCAGCGATATTGATACCTCAGGTGTTGTCGATTATTCAGGTGATTTTTCCGCCTGAGGAGAGAGGAAAGGCTATAGGCTTTTATGGCGCTGTTTGGGACAAGGATTCGTTGGGGCCCCGCTGATGGGGACGATTATGTCAGGTGTACCGAAAGAGCACCTAGGTTCAGCCTCTGGTATTTTAAGCACCTTTATGCAGACAGCCAATCCCTAGAGGGTTGGCTGTTTGTTATGGAGGAGCCTCTCTTCTACGATTTCAACTCGTCAAGAAAGCTTCTTGCGCTGACCACTGAAGGTGTGCAGGCTTGTGAGGCTGAACTTTGGCTTGCATCTATGCTGCATGTGCGGCAGGATGGAAGTAGTTGGTTGGAAGGAAATGTAGCTGTGCAGCATTCACAGGAAATAATGGACGGCATAAAACCGTATTTGGCAGAACGGATACACATTTACTTGCAATGAGGAGGTAGCTATGGCATTACCCAAAAAAGGAACGCGGGGGATAACGGTAGGAGAGCAGCGATATCGGTGGGTCATTAGTCCAGCAGCGAAGGGTCTGCTCGCATTGACGATCCAGCACAATGAAGGGATAGGTCAATTGATTCGCGTGTATGTAAAATCAGATGTGAATGACTTTTGGGCGGAGTTTCCACTTGTGCAGCATTTGGATATGAGAGTGATAAAGCCAGCTGACGTTGCGGCCATCATTGAAGAGGCGATCAAGCTGGGATGGCAGCCTGACAAAAAGGGGACGCCTTTGAGCTTTGACTTCATCGGTAGTACGCTCGTCCAAAAAGGGGATACATAGGAATACCGGAACGGAAATTGTCTAGATAAGCAGAGGAGAAGAAGTCGGATGGAATGGGTAAATGTCAGTAAGACAAAGGATCTAGAGATCGTGCGAGCAGCAGTGGATCAATTAGATATTAACGAACGGGATCAACGCGGGCGAACACCGTTGATGCTTTTTATCACAAATCGAATGCCGCCAGAAGCGATTCAGATGCTTTTGGATAAAGGCGCAGAGCTGGAGGCGGAAGACAAGCTGGGCGATACAGCGTTGAAAAAAGCCGTCAAATTCAAGCAGGTCGAAGCCGTAAAACGACTGCTACAACAGGGAGCCGAGCTTGACTCTCAGCATGGCATTTTGGCCACTGCCTGGAATGCGGCCAGGAACGACAAAGCGATTGCAGACCTGCTGCTCGAAACGAAAGGCGCAGTACGTTTAACACTGTCTACTGAGGAAGAGGAAACGGTAGACGATATTTTATATGAGGAATCTGAGCAGAAGCGGTGCCAAAAAATAAAACTGCTTGATTCATCTGTCCTCCTTCATGCTGTAGTGAATGGCTACAACTGGGATAACGGACCGGAGGCGATGATTGCGGCCTTTGAGAACCCTGCCTGTGCAACGATCACTCTTTTGGATATGTATGAATGGATGGATGCCGACTATTGGCTGGAAATGGATGAGGAGGAAATCGCGGAATCGGAGGAACGAAAACGCTGGAGAATGCTCGCCATCCAATTAAAAGAGAAACTGGCAGATGAATGGGATAGGGGTTGATCATCATGTGTCGATATGGGATGTATGGTCCGTATAAACAAATATACGCCTGTTTCCCTTGCCGAAAAGTGTTCAAGCAAACCTCCAAGTATGAGTTAACGGAGGAAGAGTGGAATAAGATCAAGCATAGCTGTCCGCAATGTGGGATTGGAATGAAGGATATGGGGCATGATTTCAAGGCTCCAAAGCAAACAGATGTGAAGCAGTGGAAAAAGGTTGAAATCCTCTATCAGCATGGGTTTACCTATCATTCCTGTGGCTGTGGTGGTCCAGGCTACCGACCAGCCCAATTAAATGAAGTGCACGAATTTCTCGAAAAGAACAAGCGGTTCAAAACAGAGGGAGAGAAATTGCTGAATAGACTCACTGTAAGAATGTAACAATGAGCAGGGGGCGGGGGATCGTGGCAACATTCTTTTTGATCATGATTTACTTGTCGTTTATCAGCTTGGGCCTTCCTGATTCGTTACTGGGGGCAGCTTGGCCAGTCATGCAAGAAGAATATGGCGCGGCATTTGGTGTGGCAGGTGTGATCAACATTGTGATTGCGTCTGGAACAATCGTATCTAGCTTGATGAGCGGTGCATTATTAAAACGTTTGGGGACAGGACAGATCACGCTGATTAGCTGTTTGATGACGGCGGCAGCCTTGCTCGGATTTTCTTTTGCCCCATCGATTATATGGTTGATGGTATTGGCATTACCTCTGGGACTAGGAGCGGGCTCTGTAGATGCAGCACTAAATCATTATGTTGCCACGCATTATCAAGCCCATCATATGAGCTGGCTGCATTGCTTCTGGGGGGTGGGTGCTACGCTCGGCCCCATTATTATGTCTGGCTTTATGCGAGATCATGATTTATGGCGGAATGGATACTTGACCATTTCGCTCATTCAATTTGCGTTAGTCGTACTTCTAGCGATTACACTTCCTTTGTGGAAACGGATGGAGAACATACAGAGACACGCTGTCAAAGAGTCACAGGTTCAGCCGTCTCATGGGCAGGTAGAGCAACCGTTACGGACAAAGGGCGTCAAGCTGACATTGCTGACCTTTCTCTTCTATTGTGGGGCTGAAGCCTCGGTGGGATTATGGGGGAGTAGCTTTTTGGTAAATGCGAAAGAGCTACCTGCGGCTGTGGCGGCAGTGTGGGTAGCTATGTATTACGGTGGCATTACGGTTGGGCGATTTATCACGGGCTTTGTTACCTTCAAAGTGAGCAACCGCGTCCTGATTCGCAGTGGACTTCTCGTATCGTTAGCTGGGGCAGCGCTGTTGATGTTGCCATTACCGACTTTTTGTTCGTTGATCGGTTTTCTATTACTTGGGTTAGGCTTTGCTCCGATTTATCCCTGTATGCTGCACGATACTCCTGAACGCTTTGGGAAAGAGCAAACGCAAAAGCTGATGGGCTATCAGATGGCAGTTGCGTACACGGGTGCCACACTACTGCCTCCGTTGCTAGGGTGGCTTGCTGCACAGACGACCGTTTCGATTTTACCGTTTTTTACAGCCTTCTACATTGTGTTCATGCTATATGGTTCTGAGAGAGTCAATCGAATCATGAAGCAACGGACTGCCCAGTCAGAAATGATCTAGCAGGAGGGAATCGCTATTTTGACGATAGCATGTTTTGCAAAGCTTTTCCGTATAAAGACAGGGGTGCCTGGTCGCCGCTAATGTAATAGAAGATGCTCATGCCATTCTCAAGAGCAAGAATCGTCCATGCCATTTCATCCGCGGATAGAGTAGAGTCACTTTCTTTTGGCATCAATGTTTGTATGGCCTTGGAAAGATGCTGTACCGACTCGATGATCATGTTCGACCATCGCTTTCGAACAGACTCTTCACGCATGGCATAAAGCAAAAATTCCAGGTTCAGCATGGTCCACGTGCGATTTTGTTGCTGAACGGACATAAAATAGGCGTCCATGGCTTCGATAAAATGCGATAATGATGGCTGGTGATCAATTACATGATGGATATTGGACACATGTAATTGCATCTGACCTTCCAAAATAGCGAGAAAGAGATCTTCTTTGGACTGAAAATGAGCATAAACAGCTCCTTTGGTAAAACCCGCATGGTCTGCAATTTTATCAACGGAAGCTCCGTGGAAGCCTAACTGAGCAAAGGTCTCAATGGCTGCGTCAATGAGCAATTGCCGTGTTTCCTGTTTACGCTCTGCCTGGGTTAATCTGCGTCTGTTCATTCGTCCGCCTCCTTCTCTTGACAATCATACCATATAGAATTAACATTCCATATAGTATTTAAATCCTTAGTGGTATGTAAGATACAAATGGCAGTTTTGTAGGATTTAACCGTCTACTATGTCATGCTATTTTGGAGTACGATAGATATAGATCATCTAGTAAGAGGGGACAGTGTACGAATGCAGAGGGAAGAAAGCGTTGCAACGCGGAATCGGCCTATGTCCAATATTTTGGCGCAAACGGTTAAGACGGGGATTATCAAATCGAATCTGATTCCGATGTTTGCCGGATTAACATTGGCTTTATATACGTATCACTTCAGTCTAATAGATAAGCTGCCAGAAATCTTATTTGCTACAATCGGCTCTATTTTAATCATGGGTGCAGCGGGTGCCTTTAATAACGTGTATGATCGCGATATCGATTCGATCATGGAGCGGACGAAGAACAGACCTACGGTGACAGGGGATATATCAACGAAGACCGTTTTATGGCTCGCCTCCTTGATGACGATTTTTGGCTTGGTGGCTCTTGTCTTGGCAACACCGTTGGCTGCTATCATGGGTTTTCTCGGACTGTTTTTTTATGTCGTGCCTTATACGATGTGGACAAAAAGAAGGACGGTTTACAATACGGAGGTAGGAAGTATATCTGG is from Brevibacillus brevis and encodes:
- the meaB gene encoding methylmalonyl Co-A mutase-associated GTPase MeaB; its protein translation is MTGGKADKNFLNVSSKARLPRLSVDQYVKGVRENNRTVLAQAITLVESNAPAHMDMAQEVIKQLLPHTGQSIRIGISGVPGAGKSTFIEAFGSMLCEKGHRVAVLAVDPSSTVTRGSILGDKTRMELLSRNQQAFIRPSATGGTLGGVNRKTRETMLICEAAGYDVILVETVGVGQSETTVRSMVDFFLLLMLTGAGDELQGIKKGIMEISDALLINKADGENRTRALIAKGEYNRVLHYLQPATTGWETKAYMCSSLTGEGIEDIWEVIGQFRETTIQSGGFEARRKAQLLDWMHSMAQDYLRATFFGNQQVAELLPTIEGAVASGEISPTSAVQQLVAIYENTIMKKE
- a CDS encoding acyl-CoA carboxylase subunit beta — protein: MVALMSNNMYEKIDELMERKYKIQLGGGDARIDAQHNRGKLTARERIELLLDPDTFMELNPFVEHRATHFGLDQMEAPGEGVVTGYGKINGRPVYLFAQDFTVFGGALGEMHAMKIAKVMDLAAKNGAPFIGLNDSGGARIQEGVSSLDGYGTIFYRNAIYSGVIPQISVILGPCAGGAVYSPAITDFVFMVEKTSQMFITGPKVIETVTGEKISAEDLGGAKVHSTVSGNAHFTAETEQEVLEGVRRLLSFLPQNNRDRAPVIKAEENNGWQEELLELVPAESTKVYDVRKVIEKIVDHGDFMEVQPNFARNIVIGLARIDGHSVGIIANQPKVMAGGLDIHSSDKLARFIRFCDCFNIPLLTFEDVSGFFPGINQEHGGIIRHGAKILYAYSEATVPKITVILRKAYGGAYVALNSKSIGADVVYAWPNAEIAVMGPEGAANVIFAKEIEQSEDPAATRAEKIALYREKFANPYVAASLGMVDDVIDPRETRQKVAQALEMLRNKQEDRPYKKHGNIPL
- a CDS encoding TrmB family transcriptional regulator encodes the protein MIDELRKIGLSDLEARCYLVLHEEPKISGYEVAKKVSVSRTNVYAALRALTEKGMCRMIESEPVLYDAVPIEQLIRLLQSEFDQTTRVLQEQLKSTPRTSPSFYNWQGDKAIETAIKRIISNASKSIVVDIWSEDVHWVEEPLVEAEKQGVAVTLISIGECHAKLKNVVVHKRSAEWNQVQSRKFSILCDAHSALLGSFGRGIKPTILETDHPSLIELLQNAFYHDIIMGQIEKDFSQVLEEKYGSDYARIITPYREYL
- a CDS encoding acetyl-CoA carboxylase biotin carboxyl carrier protein; protein product: MKLHELREFIKLVNQSSIEELEWEKGKTRIVIKKSAPVEVVAGNVPVQVGEVEHGYQEAAATAESVDVVAEVPKEVTQQVMSLGVGLFYAEVTIGQTVKAGEKVGRCTADALQLSVDITTPVSGIITEILVVDGQFVDYGKALLVVKTQ
- a CDS encoding TetR/AcrR family transcriptional regulator; this encodes MNRRRLTQAERKQETRQLLIDAAIETFAQLGFHGASVDKIADHAGFTKGAVYAHFQSKEDLFLAILEGQMQLHVSNIHHVIDHQPSLSHFIEAMDAYFMSVQQQNRTWTMLNLEFLLYAMREESVRKRWSNMIIESVQHLSKAIQTLMPKESDSTLSADEMAWTILALENGMSIFYYISGDQAPLSLYGKALQNMLSSK
- the accC gene encoding acetyl-CoA carboxylase biotin carboxylase subunit — translated: MFTKVLIANRGEIAVRIIRACQELGIRTIAVFSEADREALHVELADEAYCIGPTASKDSYLNMARIMTVALHTKADAIHPGYGFLAENASFAQLCQDCSITFIGPDPEAITKMGDKAVAKATMSQANVPLVPGTDGLIEDIDEALQVAEKIGYPVIVKATAGGGGRGMRVAFDADELSKAIRQAQKEAETAFGNAGVYLEKYVEEPRHVEIQIMGDKHGNAVYLGERDCSIQRRHQKLVEEAPSPALDQSLREQMGQAAVAAAKAVSYHGAGTVEFLLDKHGQFYFMEMNTRIQVEHPVTEMITGIDLIKEQISVAAGNPLSFSQEDVKINGWAIECRINAENPAKNFMPSPGKVINYLPPGGYGVRVDSAVYPGYEISPFYDSMVAKLIVWGTDRNEALARMKRALGEFVIEGVHTTVPFHEKLLEHPDFVAGNFATNFLEKNTLEL
- a CDS encoding DUF4274 domain-containing protein, giving the protein MEWVNVSKTKDLEIVRAAVDQLDINERDQRGRTPLMLFITNRMPPEAIQMLLDKGAELEAEDKLGDTALKKAVKFKQVEAVKRLLQQGAELDSQHGILATAWNAARNDKAIADLLLETKGAVRLTLSTEEEETVDDILYEESEQKRCQKIKLLDSSVLLHAVVNGYNWDNGPEAMIAAFENPACATITLLDMYEWMDADYWLEMDEEEIAESEERKRWRMLAIQLKEKLADEWDRG
- a CDS encoding MFS transporter, translated to MATFFLIMIYLSFISLGLPDSLLGAAWPVMQEEYGAAFGVAGVINIVIASGTIVSSLMSGALLKRLGTGQITLISCLMTAAALLGFSFAPSIIWLMVLALPLGLGAGSVDAALNHYVATHYQAHHMSWLHCFWGVGATLGPIIMSGFMRDHDLWRNGYLTISLIQFALVVLLAITLPLWKRMENIQRHAVKESQVQPSHGQVEQPLRTKGVKLTLLTFLFYCGAEASVGLWGSSFLVNAKELPAAVAAVWVAMYYGGITVGRFITGFVTFKVSNRVLIRSGLLVSLAGAALLMLPLPTFCSLIGFLLLGLGFAPIYPCMLHDTPERFGKEQTQKLMGYQMAVAYTGATLLPPLLGWLAAQTTVSILPFFTAFYIVFMLYGSERVNRIMKQRTAQSEMI
- a CDS encoding MFS transporter; the encoded protein is MLPFLRSRSKQLHASTTQIQFIVASYVLSYAVLLIAGARLGDWQGRKRMFLVGMGIFIVASALCGISMSGGFLIFSRVIQGIGAAILIPQVLSIIQVIFPPEERGKAIGFYGAVWDKDSLGPR
- the cyoE gene encoding heme o synthase gives rise to the protein MQREESVATRNRPMSNILAQTVKTGIIKSNLIPMFAGLTLALYTYHFSLIDKLPEILFATIGSILIMGAAGAFNNVYDRDIDSIMERTKNRPTVTGDISTKTVLWLASLMTIFGLVALVLATPLAAIMGFLGLFFYVVPYTMWTKRRTVYNTEVGSISGAMPPLIGWAAIHPDITHPAILGLFIIMVIWQMPHFYAIAIRKHDEYKAAGVPMLPVVKGARRTYIQTNVYLVILIASSFLFWSLSAGLTFMALLLNILWLVLSVFGYRKMDSQKWSKTMFIYSLIHMTVLFSTVIIYSLMGIIFKL